The following coding sequences are from one Halomonas sp. HAL1 window:
- a CDS encoding DNA-3-methyladenine glycosylase — MTPETIEQAMQALAQADPDIARAYPLVGPPGPRQRDQGFATFFSTIISQQLSTEAARAIMGRVNTLLPELHAKAVMDVEGQALRDAGLSWRKIEYAKGLAEAELAGTFSADGLEHLSDEEVIAAITELRGFGRWSAEIYLMFSLKRPDVFPADDLALRVALGRLKGMDDKPTPKQARQLVEHWAPWRSVGSLFLWHYYRGEPL, encoded by the coding sequence ATGACGCCCGAAACCATTGAACAAGCCATGCAAGCGTTAGCTCAGGCCGACCCAGATATTGCCCGCGCCTACCCATTGGTCGGGCCTCCTGGCCCACGCCAGCGCGACCAAGGCTTTGCGACGTTTTTCAGTACGATCATCAGCCAACAGCTATCCACCGAAGCAGCCCGCGCCATCATGGGCCGCGTCAATACACTGCTGCCCGAGCTGCACGCCAAGGCAGTGATGGACGTGGAGGGCCAAGCACTACGTGATGCGGGGCTCTCCTGGCGTAAGATCGAGTACGCCAAAGGGCTGGCTGAAGCGGAACTTGCAGGCACTTTTAGCGCCGATGGGCTTGAGCACCTGAGTGATGAGGAAGTGATTGCTGCGATTACCGAACTACGCGGTTTTGGCCGCTGGAGTGCCGAGATCTACCTGATGTTCTCGCTCAAACGCCCGGATGTCTTCCCCGCCGATGATCTTGCCCTGCGGGTAGCGCTTGGCCGCCTAAAAGGCATGGACGACAAGCCCACGCCCAAACAGGCGCGCCAGCTAGTCGAACACTGGGCGCCCTGGCGAAGCGTGGGTTCGCTGTTTCTATGGCACTACTATCGCGGCGAGCCGCTTTAA
- a CDS encoding pirin family protein, with the protein MPLDTPQSARRVIAQHSAQRDDIGDLVTRRPLPGPQLEQLDPFLFLNHHGPQTYPANNRGLPFGPHPHRGFETVTFILEGSLAHADSAKHQSVINAGGVQWMTAGSGIVHAEISPPEFLREGGPLEILQLWINLPSRLKMSEPRYVGLQQVDIPAIALPGGGELNLIAGEWQGSVGPIDSLTEVFMSTLRLPSGSQEQLPVAPGRQVFLYVVDGDVEVGGEPVQPHHLIEVDRDGDSVVIEASSDARLLFGHGEVIDEPVYSHGPFVMNTREEIVQAVDDYQNGKFGGLDA; encoded by the coding sequence ATGCCATTAGACACACCTCAGTCAGCGCGTCGCGTTATCGCCCAGCATTCGGCCCAGCGTGACGATATTGGTGATCTGGTTACTCGGCGGCCGCTGCCGGGGCCACAGCTTGAACAGCTCGATCCGTTTCTGTTTCTAAACCATCACGGCCCGCAGACGTATCCGGCCAATAACCGTGGTCTGCCGTTCGGCCCGCACCCGCATCGTGGGTTTGAAACGGTCACCTTTATTTTGGAAGGCTCGCTGGCCCATGCCGATAGCGCCAAGCATCAAAGCGTGATCAATGCGGGCGGTGTGCAGTGGATGACCGCGGGCAGTGGGATTGTGCATGCGGAAATTTCGCCGCCCGAGTTTTTGCGCGAGGGAGGACCGCTGGAAATTCTGCAGCTATGGATCAACCTGCCGTCACGCTTGAAAATGTCAGAGCCGCGTTATGTGGGGTTGCAACAGGTGGACATCCCCGCTATCGCGTTGCCGGGTGGCGGTGAGCTGAACTTGATCGCCGGAGAGTGGCAGGGCAGCGTCGGCCCTATCGACTCGCTGACCGAGGTGTTTATGTCGACGCTAAGGCTGCCTTCAGGTAGTCAGGAACAATTGCCCGTAGCACCTGGGCGGCAAGTGTTTCTCTACGTGGTGGATGGGGACGTTGAGGTGGGCGGTGAGCCGGTGCAGCCTCACCATCTGATCGAAGTAGACCGCGATGGCGATAGCGTTGTTATCGAAGCCAGCAGCGATGCGCGACTGCTGTTTGGCCATGGCGAGGTGATTGATGAGCCCGTCTACTCCCACGGCCCCTTCGTGATGAATACCCGCGAAGAGATTGTCCAGGCGGTCGACGATTACCAGAACGGTAAATTTGGCGGCCTGGATGCTTAG
- a CDS encoding zinc-dependent alcohol dehydrogenase family protein has translation MKAVVFEQFSAPPQIQQLPDPTPEPHGVVVEVMATGVCRSDWHGWVGHDTDIQLPHVPGHELSGVVEAVGKDVKKWRIGDRVTVPFVGGCGTCPECHSGNHQVCDSQFQPGFTHWGSFAEYVAIHYADVNLVALPETLDFATAASLGCRFVTSFRAVVDQGQTSAGQWVAVHGCGGVGLSAVMIANAIGANVVAVDISEEALTLARQLGATATVNAAKVPNVVEAVTEITRGGAHVSLDALGHPTTCFNSISNLRKRGKHIQVGLMLAENSTPAIPMSKVIANELEILGSHGMQAHRYGAMLAMIESGKLAPEKLIGKRINLEQSIDALMNMDKFEGAAGVTVVTEF, from the coding sequence ATGAAAGCCGTTGTTTTTGAGCAATTTTCCGCCCCACCCCAGATCCAGCAACTGCCTGATCCTACCCCTGAGCCGCACGGTGTTGTGGTGGAAGTCATGGCGACCGGCGTTTGCCGCAGCGACTGGCATGGCTGGGTGGGGCATGACACCGATATTCAACTTCCCCATGTGCCGGGGCATGAGCTTTCCGGTGTGGTCGAAGCCGTCGGTAAAGACGTCAAAAAGTGGCGTATTGGTGACCGTGTCACGGTGCCCTTCGTTGGCGGTTGCGGCACTTGCCCTGAGTGCCACTCGGGCAACCATCAGGTTTGCGATAGCCAGTTTCAGCCCGGTTTCACGCATTGGGGCTCCTTTGCCGAGTACGTGGCTATTCACTACGCCGACGTTAATTTGGTCGCGCTGCCAGAGACGCTCGACTTTGCAACGGCGGCTAGCTTGGGTTGCCGTTTCGTCACTTCGTTTCGGGCAGTGGTGGATCAGGGCCAAACATCGGCAGGCCAGTGGGTGGCTGTCCACGGCTGTGGTGGTGTAGGTCTATCGGCGGTGATGATTGCCAATGCGATTGGCGCTAACGTTGTCGCCGTCGATATTTCGGAAGAGGCGCTTACTCTTGCCCGCCAATTGGGCGCTACTGCCACCGTGAATGCCGCTAAGGTACCCAATGTGGTCGAAGCGGTTACGGAAATAACCCGGGGAGGCGCTCACGTGTCTCTGGATGCGCTAGGGCACCCGACGACCTGCTTTAACTCCATCAGCAACCTGCGTAAACGTGGTAAGCATATTCAGGTCGGGTTAATGTTGGCCGAGAACAGCACGCCCGCTATTCCCATGAGCAAGGTGATCGCCAATGAACTTGAGATACTGGGTAGCCATGGCATGCAGGCGCATCGCTATGGCGCCATGCTGGCGATGATCGAGTCGGGAAAGCTGGCGCCTGAAAAACTAATCGGCAAACGAATCAATCTTGAGCAGTCGATTGATGCGCTGATGAACATGGATAAGTTCGAAGGGGCGGCTGGTGTAACGGTGGTGACCGAGTTTTGA
- a CDS encoding histidine phosphatase family protein, producing the protein MPTLRHLALTLLLTVLGALPIAQANDITWQALQEGGLVILMRHSLAPGIGDPPGFDISRCDTQRNLSAQGRAHAQAAGREFRARDIPITAVYSSRWCRALDTAELMALGPITSTPWLDSFFRGRGDQASITQTAQEQIAAWQGSGNLLLVTHQVNITALVGGGVGSGEMIVVRPTGDSFQVVGRFKH; encoded by the coding sequence CCTTAACCTTACTGCTCACTGTACTGGGTGCGCTCCCCATTGCTCAAGCAAACGACATAACATGGCAAGCTCTCCAAGAAGGCGGCTTGGTGATTCTCATGCGCCACTCCCTGGCCCCTGGCATTGGTGATCCGCCGGGTTTTGATATTTCCCGATGTGATACCCAGCGCAATCTCTCTGCCCAGGGTCGCGCCCATGCGCAAGCCGCGGGTCGTGAATTTCGTGCGCGGGATATTCCCATTACGGCAGTGTATTCATCGCGCTGGTGCCGGGCGCTGGATACCGCTGAGCTGATGGCGCTGGGACCTATAACATCTACCCCCTGGCTGGATTCGTTCTTTCGTGGGCGCGGAGATCAGGCGTCCATCACCCAAACGGCTCAAGAGCAGATCGCTGCCTGGCAGGGGTCGGGCAATTTGTTGTTGGTCACTCATCAGGTGAACATCACGGCGCTGGTGGGCGGCGGTGTGGGCTCAGGTGAGATGATCGTGGTGCGTCCAACGGGTGATTCGTTTCAGGTCGTGGGGCGATTTAAGCATTAA